One Elgaria multicarinata webbii isolate HBS135686 ecotype San Diego chromosome 7, rElgMul1.1.pri, whole genome shotgun sequence DNA window includes the following coding sequences:
- the CEBPD gene encoding CCAAT/enhancer-binding protein delta: MSAATLDSLDSLSCYRSWSLEPTNFYDAKVGEGGGGGGLSPSCKAGSMSVAAATAVEEVGGISSGSDSRDLAELSAAAPAMYEDESAIDFSSYIDSMAAVPNLELCNDELFADLFNSNHKGGERGGGGGGAYGDYLPPPPPPAQHASGGSALASLLHASVPPGPLRGAVKQEPDWGDEASGSSSLLPSQIATCAQTIVSLSGQPTPPTSPEPPGSASPSSYSSRSSGSSSSGGKERTGKKCVDRFSPEYRQRRERNNIAVRKSRDKAKRRNQEMQQKLLELSSENDRLHKKIDQLTRDLSSLRHFFKQLPSASFLQSSATDCR; the protein is encoded by the coding sequence ATGAGCGCCGCCACCCTGGACAGCCTGGACTCGCTGTCGTGCTACAGGAGCTGGTCCCTGGAGCCCACCAACTTCTACGACGCCAAGGTGggcgaaggcggcggcggcggcgggctgaGCCCCTCGTGCAAAGCGGGCAGCATGAGCGTCGCCGCCGCCACCGCGGTCGAGGAAGTCGGCGGCATCTCCTCCGGCAGCGACAGCCGCGACTTGGCGGAGCTGAGCGCCGCCGCGCCGGCCATGTACGAGGACGAGAGCGCCATCGACTTCAGCTCCTACATTGACTCCATGGCGGCCGTGCCCAACTTGGAGCTGTGCAACGACGAGCTCTTCGCCGACCTCTTCAACAGCAACCACAAGGGCGgcgagcgcggcggcggcggcggcggcgcctacGGGGactacctgccgcctcccccgcCGCCGGCCCAGCACGCGTCCGGAGGCAGCGCCTTAGCCAGCCTGCTGCACGCCAGCGTCCCGCCCGGCCCGCTTCGGGGTGCCGTCAAGCAGGAGCCTGACTGGGGGGACGAGGCTTCGGGCTCGAGCTCGCTGCTGCCCTCCCAGATCGCTACCTGCGCCCAAACCATCGTCAGCTTGAGCGGCCAGCCGACGCCGCCCACCTCTCCGGAGCCGCCGGGCAGCGCGTCGCCGTCGAGCTACAGCAGCCGCTCGTCGGGCTCGTCGTCGTCAGGCGGCAAGGAGCGGACGGGGAAGAAGTGCGTGGACAGGTTCAGCCCGGAGTACCGGCAGCGGCGGGAGCGCAACAACATTGCCGTGCGCAAGAGCCGCGACAAGGCCAAGCGCCGCAACCAGGAGATGCAGCAGAAGCTGTTGGAGCTCTCCTCCGAGAACGACAGGCTGCACAAGAAGATCGACCAGCTCACCCGGGACTTAAGCAGCCTCCGGCACTTCTTCAAGCAGCTGCCCAGCGCCTCGTTCCTGCAGTCCTCGGCCACGGACTGCCGGTAA